CTTTCAGAGCTACATTGTTCCGCTCATGCAGGAGGATCTGGGGCTCAACGGGCAGGTCTCCGGGCTTTGCTGGAGCCTGTTTGGCTTTATCGGCATCTTCAGCGGCTTTATTGCCGGGGTGCTGGCAGACCGCACCTCGGCCAAAACAGCCATGCTCATTACCTACAGCGTATCGGTGCTGTCCATTGCCGCGGTGGTCTTTTTAGGCGGAGCGGCCGGAGCGCTTCTGGCCTGCGCCATCTTTGGCCTGACCTACAATGGCATTTTTGGCCTGCATCCCACCTATGTTTCCAGAATTCTGCCGCCGGATCAAACGGCCCGTCTTTTTGGGCTGTTAAACCTTTCGCTGGGGCTGGGCTCCATGATTGGCAATTATGCGGGCGGCGCAATTAAAAAGGCAACAGGCAGCTTTACACTGGCCTATCAGCTTATGCTGGTCATGGCGCTATTGGCGGTGGTGACCTGCTTGATGATAAAAAGTGATCGCGAGAAAGGCGGAAAACAAAATGGAAAAAATCGTATTTAACCCTATGGAAATTCATTATGATATTGAGGGCTTTGCCAGAGACAAGCACCTGGAGCCGCAGTCAACGGTCTGTCAGGAGCTGCTCCGCTGGGCCGGCCCGGCCGAAAAGCTTGTAAGGCCCAGAGCCATGATTAAGTGGTGTCCGGTAAAGGATCTGGGCAGGGACCGTGTGCAGGTCGGGGATACAATTTTTGAAAGCCACCTGCTGGCGGAAAAGCTGAAGGGAACCGAGCGGGTTTTCGCCACCGTGGTAACCGCGGGCGATGAACTGGACGCTCTGGAGGGGCCCTCGGACGAGGCGCGCGATTTGTTGAAATACGCGGCGCTCAGAGAGGCCCGGGCCGCCGTAGATCATTATTTAAAGACACACTTTGGCTTTGAGCATATGGGCCGCCTGAATCCGGGCTCATTGCCCGACTGGCCCATTGCCAATAACCCGGCCCTTTTTGAGATCATCGGAGACGTGACAGAGACCATCGGGGTCCGGCTGACGGGCAAGAACTATATGCAGCCAGGCTACACGGTGTCCGAGCTGCTCTTTTCAGGGGACGAGGATTATGATAATTGCAGCCTGTGTAAAAAGTACGACTGCGTCGGGCGCAAGGTCCCCTTTGATCAAAAGGCTTACGACCAGATATTTGGATGAAACGGAGGTATGAAAATGAATGGCGGAGAAACAAAAACACGCGACCTGAAAGAAGCCCTCCATGCCTATGAAAAAGAAATTCTGCTCACGGTGCTCCATGAGAACTGTTACAATATTTCTAAAAGCGCCAGAGTTTTAGGCATTTCCAGACAGAACCTGCAGCATAAGATAAAGCGCCACCACATCGCGGTGGCGCATGGATCGGCAGGCGGTACGCAGGGCTGAATGCTTGTATTTCCGCATTGCGGCCGCCTGAATAAAACGAATTATTCGCGTGCAGCGGGAGGGGCCTGATCGTGCATCTGCTTTCCCCATAGCGCAAATTGGGACAGAACCGGGATCAGGTCCTCAGCCGGCCCGGCCAGGCTGTATTCTACCCGGACCGGCATTTCATCATACTGCCTGCGGCAGATCAGCCCATTGCTTTCCAGCTCTTTCAGAGAGCTGGCGAGCATGGTGTTGGTAATGCCCGTGATCTTTCGCTTCAGCTCGTTGTAGCGTGTGGGGCCGTCCTGCTTCAGGGCGCAGATAATCGGGATTTTCCACTTGCCGCCGATGAGGCTCAGGGCCGCCGATAAGGGACAGTAAGTGCCGCAGGGGCAGTGGCTGGTACAGGTTTGTTTTTTAAGTGTTTCAGGAGTGCTCATTTTTTTCTCACCTACTCATAATAAACTGCGTAATTGATTACATTACGTTGTGGTAGTATAATTATACCAGATAGCAAATCCGGAGTAAACTGCTACCAATAAAAATAAAGGAGCATGGTGATGAAAATCCAGGAAGACATCAAAAAAGTAATTGAAGGTTCAGCGTTTGTAGTGATCGATACAGTGGGGGAAAACAATCTTCCGCATCCGATTATCGCAGGTAAAGGGGAGGTTGGC
This region of Eubacterium sp. 1001713B170207_170306_E7 genomic DNA includes:
- a CDS encoding helix-turn-helix domain-containing protein; translated protein: MSTPETLKKQTCTSHCPCGTYCPLSAALSLIGGKWKIPIICALKQDGPTRYNELKRKITGITNTMLASSLKELESNGLICRRQYDEMPVRVEYSLAGPAEDLIPVLSQFALWGKQMHDQAPPAARE
- a CDS encoding helix-turn-helix domain-containing protein, which gives rise to MNGGETKTRDLKEALHAYEKEILLTVLHENCYNISKSARVLGISRQNLQHKIKRHHIAVAHGSAGGTQG